A window of Elusimicrobiaceae bacterium contains these coding sequences:
- a CDS encoding ribonucleoside triphosphate reductase: protein MENAEVIKHIVKRDGNIQHFDSKKISTAIAKAAEVTGEFDAETAKKLTIRVINIIQQLYADTTPNVENVQDIVEDVLLTSNYHKTAKAYILYRDQHARIREISSKFNVDLVDQYLKQLDWQVNENSNMGYSLQGLNNYISSEVSKIYWLNKIYPEKVKRMHLEGDIHLHDLGLLGAYCVGWDLQDLLLSGFTGVVGKAESKPAKHFRTALGQVVNFFYTLQGESAGAQAFSNFDTLLAPFIYYDKLTYEEVKQALQEFLFNVNVPTRVGFQTPFTNLTLDLNVPSYYKDQPVIIGGKLMDKTYKEFQNEMDLLNRAFCEVMLAGDAKGRVFTFPIPTYNITKDFDWNNEKLTPLWEMTAKYGIPYFANFINSDMNPEDARSMCCRLRIDNRELRKRGGGLFGSAPLTGSIGVVTINLPRLGYLSKNEDEFFANLLDRMQTAKESLEIKRKVIERFTAANLYPYMSFYLRSVKERFGKYWMNHFSTIGLVGLNEAAVNLLGEDIGTEKGKAFAEKVLLFMREHLVKFQEETGNNYNLEATPAEGTSYRLAKLDKEHYPDIICADEAMYKEGHQPFYTNSSQLPVNYTDDVFEMLDLQNTIQSKYTGGTVQHIFTGERIKNLDAMKQFIKTVCERYTLPYFSITPTFSVCPKCGYIEGEHFECPKCKSARMQELERQVRLLEEQLYSK, encoded by the coding sequence ATGGAAAACGCAGAAGTTATTAAGCATATCGTCAAACGTGACGGTAACATTCAGCATTTTGATTCAAAAAAAATTAGCACCGCTATCGCGAAAGCAGCCGAAGTAACCGGCGAGTTTGATGCAGAAACCGCCAAAAAACTAACGATTCGTGTTATCAATATTATTCAACAGTTGTACGCCGATACCACCCCCAACGTGGAAAATGTGCAGGATATTGTAGAAGATGTGCTGTTAACCTCCAATTATCACAAAACGGCTAAAGCATACATTTTGTACCGCGACCAACATGCGCGCATCCGTGAAATTTCTTCCAAATTTAATGTAGATTTAGTGGACCAGTACTTGAAACAATTAGACTGGCAGGTCAACGAAAACAGCAACATGGGTTACTCGTTGCAAGGGCTCAACAACTATATTTCTTCCGAAGTAAGCAAAATCTATTGGCTCAATAAAATTTATCCGGAAAAAGTGAAACGGATGCACTTGGAAGGAGATATCCACTTGCACGATTTGGGCTTGTTGGGCGCCTATTGTGTGGGATGGGATTTGCAAGATTTGCTTTTAAGCGGTTTTACCGGTGTAGTGGGTAAAGCAGAAAGTAAACCGGCTAAGCATTTCCGCACCGCTTTGGGACAGGTAGTCAATTTCTTCTACACCTTGCAAGGGGAAAGTGCCGGCGCTCAGGCGTTTTCTAACTTTGATACGCTGCTCGCTCCGTTTATCTATTATGATAAACTCACCTATGAAGAAGTTAAACAGGCTTTGCAAGAATTTTTATTTAACGTCAACGTGCCGACCCGCGTAGGTTTCCAAACGCCGTTTACGAACTTAACCTTGGACCTCAATGTGCCGTCTTATTACAAAGACCAACCGGTCATCATCGGCGGCAAACTGATGGATAAAACTTACAAGGAATTCCAAAATGAAATGGATTTACTCAACCGCGCGTTCTGTGAGGTAATGCTCGCCGGTGATGCCAAGGGCCGCGTGTTTACGTTCCCTATCCCGACGTATAACATCACCAAAGATTTTGACTGGAACAACGAAAAACTCACCCCGCTGTGGGAAATGACCGCTAAGTATGGTATCCCGTATTTTGCGAACTTTATTAACTCGGATATGAACCCCGAAGATGCCCGTTCTATGTGCTGCCGTCTGCGTATTGATAACCGGGAACTTCGCAAACGCGGCGGCGGGTTATTTGGCTCAGCTCCGCTGACGGGTTCTATCGGCGTGGTGACGATTAACTTGCCCCGCTTGGGATATCTTTCCAAAAACGAAGATGAATTCTTCGCCAATCTATTAGACCGTATGCAAACGGCTAAAGAAAGTTTGGAAATTAAACGTAAAGTCATTGAACGCTTTACGGCGGCCAATTTATATCCGTATATGAGTTTCTATTTGCGCAGCGTAAAAGAACGCTTCGGTAAATACTGGATGAACCATTTCTCGACCATCGGGTTAGTCGGTTTGAATGAAGCGGCCGTTAACTTGCTTGGGGAAGATATCGGAACGGAAAAAGGAAAAGCCTTTGCTGAAAAAGTGTTGCTCTTTATGCGGGAACATTTGGTCAAATTCCAAGAAGAAACCGGTAACAATTACAACTTGGAAGCCACCCCGGCTGAAGGTACTTCCTATCGCTTGGCAAAATTGGATAAAGAACATTATCCGGACATTATTTGTGCAGACGAAGCTATGTATAAAGAAGGTCATCAGCCTTTTTATACCAACTCTTCTCAACTGCCGGTCAATTATACCGATGATGTGTTTGAAATGTTAGACTTGCAAAACACCATTCAATCTAAGTATACTGGTGGTACTGTACAGCATATTTTTACAGGCGAACGTATTAAAAACTTGGACGCCATGAAACAGTTTATTAAAACTGTTTGCGAAAGATACACTTTACCGTATTTTTCCATCACGCCGACGTTTAGCGTCTGCCCCAAATGCGGTTACATTGAGGGAGAACATTTTGAATGTCCCAAATGTAAATCGGCACGTATGCAGGAGCTGGAACGTCAGGTACGCTTGCTCGAAGAACAGCTTTATAGTAAATAA
- a CDS encoding anaerobic ribonucleoside-triphosphate reductase activating protein: protein MKIGGLIKFTLIDYPGVVSAIVFTQGCNFRCRYCHNPELVYPSLFQEGMPQEEVMSFLRRRQGTLQGLVVTGGEPTLQPDLLDFLSEVKKLGYRIKLDTNGYRPDVLQQALEQKLVDYIAMDLKAPLAKYTQITGVPTDEQVLRRSMEMIKNSGLPHEFRTTYDKEVLTDADIEQLKTETQGHPYRVQECLPVPKEKNILKVQHTEI, encoded by the coding sequence ATGAAAATTGGAGGGTTGATCAAGTTCACGTTGATTGACTACCCGGGCGTAGTATCAGCTATTGTGTTCACACAGGGCTGTAATTTCCGCTGCAGGTATTGTCATAATCCGGAACTGGTCTACCCTTCTTTATTTCAAGAAGGCATGCCGCAAGAAGAAGTAATGTCTTTTCTGCGCCGACGGCAAGGCACTTTGCAAGGCTTAGTAGTTACCGGCGGCGAACCTACCTTACAACCCGATTTACTCGATTTTTTGTCTGAAGTAAAAAAATTAGGTTATCGTATTAAATTAGATACCAACGGGTATCGGCCGGATGTGTTGCAACAGGCCTTGGAGCAAAAGTTGGTGGATTATATTGCCATGGATTTGAAAGCGCCGCTGGCTAAATATACGCAGATTACCGGCGTACCTACCGATGAACAAGTATTGCGCCGCAGTATGGAAATGATTAAAAATTCCGGGCTGCCTCACGAGTTTCGCACTACTTACGATAAAGAAGTATTAACAGACGCAGATATCGAACAATTAAAAACAGAAACGCAGGGACATCCCTATCGTGTGCAAGAATGTTTGCCCGTTCCTAAAGAAAAAAATATCCTCAAAGTACAACATACTGAAATTTAA
- a CDS encoding tryptophan-rich sensory protein, with translation MQLAKLVLWILVWQVPMWMGVRIVRQNMDWYHSLNHPFFSPPDWLFGMVWAVLYILLALAAFYITRREFNTPVRKATWLIIAQLVLNAAWTPLFFGLHHIMGAMILVLAMIAMTLWLMRAARPISRAAVWLLIPYLAWLCFAWLLNTGIWLMN, from the coding sequence ATGCAACTGGCAAAATTAGTCTTATGGATCTTGGTGTGGCAAGTGCCTATGTGGATGGGTGTGCGCATTGTACGCCAAAATATGGATTGGTACCACAGTCTAAACCATCCATTTTTCTCTCCGCCGGACTGGCTGTTTGGCATGGTCTGGGCGGTACTGTATATACTGCTGGCCCTAGCGGCCTTTTACATCACGCGCAGGGAGTTTAATACGCCCGTGCGAAAAGCCACCTGGCTCATAATCGCGCAACTGGTGCTTAATGCGGCGTGGACGCCCTTGTTTTTCGGCCTGCATCACATCATGGGAGCGATGATATTAGTACTGGCGATGATTGCAATGACCCTGTGGCTCATGCGGGCTGCAAGGCCGATTTCACGCGCCGCAGTCTGGTTACTTATTCCTTATTTGGCGTGGCTATGTTTTGCGTGGTTACTTAACACCGGTATTTGGCTGATGAATTAA
- a CDS encoding acetyl-CoA carboxylase biotin carboxyl carrier protein subunit has protein sequence MDTKLITDITNWLKTTDLAEFCYHHNHNCIEIKTREALPAPLECTCHLTAVTAPALGFYHAAAKGKSLPLKEGQPVKQGDRLGLVETVAKKHAITAPVDGTLRIISAEEGKPVEYGQPLFFIEP, from the coding sequence ATGGATACCAAACTGATTACAGACATTACTAATTGGCTTAAAACCACCGATTTAGCAGAATTTTGTTATCATCATAATCACAATTGTATTGAAATCAAGACGCGTGAGGCGTTGCCGGCTCCGTTAGAGTGCACTTGCCACTTGACGGCCGTTACAGCGCCGGCTTTGGGCTTTTATCATGCCGCCGCAAAGGGTAAGAGCTTACCCCTAAAAGAAGGCCAACCCGTTAAACAAGGGGACCGATTGGGCCTAGTGGAAACCGTGGCCAAAAAGCATGCCATTACCGCTCCGGTGGACGGTACCTTGCGTATTATCTCTGCCGAGGAAGGCAAGCCCGTAGAATACGGCCAGCCCCTATTTTTTATTGAACCGTAA
- the accC gene encoding acetyl-CoA carboxylase biotin carboxylase subunit has protein sequence MPKVNITPFKKVLIANRGEIALRVIRTLKEMGIASVAVYSEADRNSLHVRMADEAVCIGAAPASMSYLNIDAIVTAGKITGADAVHPGYGFLSENADFAEAVTKAGMTFIGPTAQAIKMLGVKSTAREIAVKGGVPITPGSNGIVGKNFREVAKKIGYPIMIKATLGGGGKGMRACLQEKDLERMMKTAQAEAKANFGDDRVYFEKLVLNPRHIEVQVAADNYGNAVAFAERDCSMQRRHQKLLEESPSPFVTPAVRKKLQEAAVKLVKAAKYRGVGTVEFLMAPNKEFYFMEVNTRLQVEHPVTEAVCGQDLVKMQIEIAQGQPLTLSQTEAGVVRCHAVEHRINAEDSDQNFAPCPGVLEEWIPAGGLGVRVDSHMYAGYTIPSYYDSLIAKLIVTAPTRKALLERSRRALGEFVIGGVKTTIPFHQKILAQADFIAGNTDTGLIERMLAAEKKDESQK, from the coding sequence ATGCCCAAAGTTAACATCACTCCCTTCAAAAAAGTATTGATTGCCAACCGTGGCGAAATTGCCTTACGTGTTATCCGCACGCTCAAAGAAATGGGTATTGCCTCGGTGGCTGTTTATTCCGAAGCAGATCGCAACAGTTTGCACGTGCGTATGGCCGACGAGGCTGTTTGTATTGGGGCGGCGCCGGCTTCCATGAGCTATTTGAACATAGATGCTATTGTAACCGCCGGAAAAATTACCGGTGCCGATGCGGTGCATCCCGGGTACGGTTTCTTGTCTGAAAATGCAGATTTTGCAGAGGCCGTTACCAAAGCGGGTATGACGTTTATCGGGCCGACTGCGCAAGCCATTAAAATGCTGGGCGTCAAAAGTACCGCCCGTGAAATTGCCGTCAAAGGCGGAGTGCCTATAACCCCCGGTTCGAACGGCATCGTGGGCAAAAATTTTCGTGAGGTGGCTAAAAAAATCGGCTATCCGATTATGATTAAAGCAACGCTCGGCGGTGGCGGAAAAGGGATGCGCGCTTGCCTGCAAGAGAAAGATTTAGAGCGCATGATGAAAACCGCTCAAGCCGAAGCAAAAGCCAACTTTGGCGATGACCGCGTCTATTTTGAGAAGCTCGTCTTAAATCCGCGTCATATTGAGGTGCAAGTGGCGGCCGATAATTACGGCAATGCGGTTGCCTTTGCCGAGCGTGATTGCAGTATGCAACGTCGCCACCAAAAATTGTTGGAAGAATCTCCGTCTCCGTTTGTTACGCCTGCTGTGCGTAAGAAATTACAAGAGGCCGCCGTTAAACTGGTGAAAGCGGCCAAATATCGCGGCGTAGGAACGGTAGAATTTTTAATGGCGCCCAATAAAGAATTTTATTTTATGGAAGTCAATACGCGCTTGCAGGTGGAACATCCCGTCACGGAAGCCGTGTGCGGACAAGATTTGGTTAAAATGCAAATTGAAATTGCTCAAGGCCAGCCCCTGACGCTTTCTCAAACCGAAGCGGGTGTGGTGCGTTGTCACGCGGTGGAACATCGTATTAATGCCGAAGACAGCGACCAAAATTTTGCCCCCTGCCCGGGAGTGCTGGAAGAGTGGATTCCGGCCGGCGGTTTGGGTGTGCGCGTGGATAGCCATATGTATGCCGGGTACACGATTCCCAGCTATTATGACAGTTTGATTGCCAAATTAATTGTAACGGCTCCCACCCGTAAGGCACTGTTAGAACGCAGCCGCCGCGCGTTGGGGGAATTTGTAATTGGCGGTGTGAAAACCACCATCCCGTTCCATCAAAAAATCTTGGCCCAGGCCGATTTTATTGCCGGTAATACCGATACAGGGTTAATTGAACGTATGTTAGCGGCGGAGAAAAAAGATGAAAGCCAAAAATAA
- the rfaE2 gene encoding D-glycero-beta-D-manno-heptose 1-phosphate adenylyltransferase: protein MKAKNKIFSRRALGLWLAKQRKAGKKIVFTNGCFDILHAGHVSVLEFSRAKGDVLVVGVNSDASVKRLKGPTRPVNKEADRALVLAALQSVDAVCVFPEDTPYNLIKLVQPDVLVKGGDYKPSEIVGREFAKKVVRFALLKGRSTTNIIKKVQQ, encoded by the coding sequence ATGAAAGCCAAAAATAAAATTTTCAGCCGCCGCGCGCTTGGCTTGTGGCTTGCCAAGCAACGTAAAGCGGGTAAAAAAATCGTTTTTACCAACGGTTGTTTTGATATTTTACACGCCGGACACGTGAGCGTGTTGGAATTTTCGCGCGCCAAAGGAGATGTGCTGGTGGTGGGTGTAAATAGCGACGCGTCCGTCAAACGTTTGAAAGGGCCGACCCGTCCGGTCAATAAAGAAGCGGACCGCGCGTTGGTGCTGGCAGCCTTACAATCTGTAGATGCTGTTTGTGTATTTCCGGAAGATACGCCATATAATTTGATTAAACTTGTTCAGCCGGATGTGCTGGTCAAAGGCGGCGATTATAAGCCCAGTGAAATTGTGGGTCGCGAATTTGCAAAAAAAGTGGTGCGTTTTGCCTTGTTAAAAGGGCGTTCCACTACTAACATTATTAAAAAAGTTCAACAGTAG
- a CDS encoding pyridoxal phosphate-dependent aminotransferase family protein produces the protein MSDIFEKCRNYKDAKLAMKLGIYGYFQPIESAQGPEIMLNGKKFIMAGSNNYLGLANDPEMKKAASEAAAKYGTGCAGSRFLNGNTIFHEELEKRLARFKRREAALIFSAGYQMNLGVVSCLLKKGDYAIVDKLDHASILDGVKMSDAEMVRFKHNDMEDLERVLAKLPEEAGKLIIVDGVFSMEGDICPLPEIVKLAKKYGARIIVDDAHATGILGKTGRGTCEHFGLENGEVDLVVGTCSKTFATVGGFVVGDADIIHYIRHNARSQIFSAALPPASVASINKALELIENDTSRRDNLFRMTDNLKKGLRELGYDLGHSTTPVIPVHVGSNENCFKMWRALHELGIFSNPVISPAVPPGHALMRLTLMATHTDEHVKQIIDAFAKAGRAVGIIK, from the coding sequence ATGTCTGATATTTTTGAAAAATGCAGAAATTATAAAGATGCTAAACTAGCCATGAAATTGGGTATTTACGGATATTTTCAGCCGATTGAGTCTGCTCAAGGGCCGGAAATAATGTTAAACGGGAAAAAGTTTATTATGGCCGGTTCCAATAACTATTTGGGTTTGGCTAATGATCCTGAAATGAAAAAAGCCGCCTCCGAAGCGGCTGCCAAGTACGGTACAGGTTGCGCCGGCTCACGCTTTTTGAACGGAAATACTATTTTTCACGAAGAGTTGGAAAAACGCTTGGCGCGTTTCAAACGCCGAGAAGCGGCCCTGATCTTTTCTGCCGGATATCAGATGAACTTGGGCGTGGTTTCCTGCCTGCTAAAAAAAGGTGATTATGCCATTGTAGATAAACTGGACCATGCCAGCATTTTAGACGGAGTTAAAATGTCCGATGCCGAAATGGTGCGCTTTAAACACAATGACATGGAAGATTTAGAGCGCGTACTGGCTAAATTGCCCGAAGAGGCCGGCAAACTGATTATCGTAGACGGTGTATTTAGCATGGAAGGCGACATTTGCCCGTTGCCGGAAATTGTCAAATTGGCCAAAAAATACGGAGCGCGCATTATTGTAGATGATGCACATGCTACCGGTATTTTGGGTAAAACCGGCCGCGGTACGTGCGAGCATTTCGGACTGGAAAACGGGGAAGTAGATTTAGTGGTGGGCACTTGCTCTAAAACCTTTGCTACCGTCGGCGGTTTTGTGGTGGGCGATGCCGATATTATTCATTACATCCGCCACAATGCCCGCAGCCAAATTTTCTCTGCGGCCTTGCCGCCTGCGTCTGTAGCGTCTATTAATAAAGCGTTGGAGCTTATTGAAAACGATACTTCCCGCCGCGATAATTTATTCCGCATGACGGATAATTTGAAAAAAGGTCTACGCGAACTGGGTTATGATTTAGGCCATAGCACTACGCCGGTTATTCCGGTGCATGTGGGTAGCAATGAAAACTGCTTTAAGATGTGGCGCGCCTTGCATGAATTGGGTATTTTCTCTAACCCGGTCATCAGCCCGGCTGTGCCGCCAGGCCATGCTTTGATGCGCTTGACCTTAATGGCCACCCATACCGACGAACACGTCAAACAAATCATTGATGCGTTTGCCAAAGCTGGCCGCGCAGTAGGAATTATTAAATAA
- a CDS encoding GNAT family N-acetyltransferase, producing the protein MAITVLDAENKLKEFIQFPFDLYEKDPYWVGELKADTRKLLDLKDSFWSRARRKLLLAYKDGKIVGRLCALVNDAYNEFHHENIGFFGFFDCVNDAEVSHALFAEGEKWLRAQGVTAVRGPANPSSNHPYGLLVEGFDSMPAIMMPYNYPYYAELIEKEGFSKAKDLLAFERTRDDKFSPLFEKIAARAMRGKGLTLRRLDLKNLKKEAVIIRDIYNKSWAENWGHTPISEAEIQEMVDELQWVLRVEGTCVAEVDGVPAGFYIAIPNMNHVLKILRGTLCNPLRTLRAWRAWGKIRDARLIMLGVDPAHRKRGLDVVLINHIVKYGVAIWDKAELSWVLEDNEGMLHGIKEAGCYPIKRYRVYEKKIV; encoded by the coding sequence ATGGCGATCACTGTTTTGGATGCAGAAAATAAGCTGAAAGAATTTATACAATTTCCGTTTGATTTGTATGAGAAAGACCCTTATTGGGTGGGGGAACTGAAAGCCGATACGCGCAAATTATTGGACCTTAAAGATAGCTTTTGGAGCCGCGCGCGCCGCAAATTGTTATTGGCTTATAAAGACGGGAAAATCGTCGGACGTTTGTGTGCGCTGGTTAATGATGCGTACAATGAATTTCACCACGAAAATATAGGTTTCTTTGGCTTTTTTGATTGTGTCAATGACGCGGAAGTGTCGCACGCTCTTTTTGCGGAAGGAGAAAAATGGTTGCGTGCACAAGGGGTAACCGCCGTGCGCGGGCCTGCCAATCCGTCGTCTAATCATCCCTACGGACTTTTGGTGGAAGGTTTTGACAGTATGCCTGCCATTATGATGCCGTACAATTATCCCTACTATGCCGAGCTGATTGAAAAAGAAGGTTTTAGTAAAGCGAAAGATTTATTGGCTTTTGAGCGTACACGCGACGATAAATTCAGCCCGTTATTTGAAAAAATTGCCGCGCGCGCCATGCGTGGTAAAGGATTAACCTTGCGCCGTCTTGATTTGAAAAATCTGAAAAAAGAAGCCGTCATAATCCGCGATATTTACAATAAATCTTGGGCGGAAAATTGGGGGCATACGCCTATTTCCGAAGCGGAAATACAGGAAATGGTGGACGAACTACAATGGGTCTTGCGCGTGGAAGGCACGTGTGTGGCAGAAGTGGACGGTGTGCCGGCCGGATTTTATATTGCAATCCCTAATATGAATCATGTGTTGAAAATTTTGCGCGGAACTTTGTGTAATCCGTTGCGCACCTTGCGTGCGTGGCGCGCGTGGGGAAAAATACGCGATGCGCGGCTGATTATGCTAGGCGTGGACCCGGCGCATCGTAAACGCGGACTGGATGTAGTGCTGATTAATCACATCGTCAAATACGGCGTAGCGATATGGGATAAAGCGGAGTTGTCGTGGGTGCTTGAGGACAATGAGGGAATGCTACACGGCATTAAAGAGGCCGGCTGTTATCCGATTAAACGCTACCGCGTGTATGAGAAAAAGATTGTGTAA